From Humibacter ginsenosidimutans, a single genomic window includes:
- a CDS encoding LCP family protein, whose translation MATRTSQREQPGPRRSGADGQPTGQAESTGPRRTERRDESAQRSAQEPTELRTIARHGKLHRKPWATFGKVVASVATVALVSVLGIGAVAAANLVADAKPSVHLVGEKPGAIPDIGALDGGVNILLTATDTRTGQGGAWGTTEDSSGAGLNDVTMLVHLSQDHTHAVVVSFPRDLMLAIPECPDGNGGWNSAMSLQPLNTTLSDGGVACTVLTIEQLTGIKIPFAGVVDFSGVVAMSNAVGGVPVCITGGGIHDEHTNLDLPDGTSVLKGMEAAEFLRTRYGVGDGSDLGRISNTQVFLSSLVRTVMTKATLTDPVKVWGLAKAALAHIQWSDSLNNVTTLYQIVMAAKDIDFGNIVFVQYPVGTDPDDPGKVIADDESAATLMDAVKNDQPIQLTGGTGVGSVDDSTAAGKTDASSGTDASGASSKASGSASSSKPKSSASAAPPVALSEDVKGQTAATQTCSKGNN comes from the coding sequence GTGGCAACGAGGACTTCACAGCGCGAACAGCCGGGGCCACGCCGCTCGGGGGCGGACGGTCAGCCCACCGGGCAGGCGGAATCGACGGGACCACGGCGGACCGAGCGTCGCGACGAGTCGGCACAGCGCTCAGCGCAGGAGCCGACCGAGCTGCGCACCATCGCCAGGCACGGCAAGCTGCACCGCAAACCGTGGGCGACCTTCGGCAAGGTCGTGGCATCGGTCGCCACTGTCGCGCTGGTCAGCGTGCTGGGCATCGGGGCGGTGGCCGCGGCCAACCTCGTCGCCGACGCCAAGCCGTCTGTGCATCTGGTGGGCGAGAAGCCCGGTGCGATTCCCGACATCGGCGCACTCGACGGTGGCGTGAACATCCTGCTCACCGCGACCGACACGCGAACGGGTCAAGGCGGAGCGTGGGGCACGACGGAGGACAGCTCGGGTGCCGGCCTCAACGACGTCACCATGCTCGTGCACCTCTCGCAAGATCACACGCACGCCGTCGTGGTGAGCTTTCCGCGCGACCTGATGCTGGCCATCCCGGAGTGCCCCGACGGCAACGGCGGCTGGAACAGCGCGATGTCGTTGCAGCCGCTGAACACCACACTCTCCGACGGTGGCGTGGCGTGCACCGTGCTGACCATCGAGCAGCTCACGGGAATCAAGATCCCGTTCGCGGGTGTCGTCGACTTCAGCGGAGTGGTCGCGATGTCGAACGCGGTAGGCGGCGTGCCGGTGTGCATCACCGGTGGCGGCATCCACGACGAGCACACGAACCTCGACCTGCCAGACGGAACCTCGGTGCTCAAGGGCATGGAGGCCGCGGAGTTCCTGCGCACCCGGTACGGGGTGGGCGACGGCTCCGACCTCGGTCGCATCAGCAACACGCAGGTGTTCCTCTCCTCGCTCGTTCGCACGGTGATGACCAAGGCCACGCTCACCGACCCGGTCAAGGTCTGGGGACTCGCGAAGGCCGCGCTGGCGCACATCCAGTGGTCCGACTCGCTCAACAACGTGACGACGCTCTATCAGATCGTGATGGCGGCGAAGGACATCGACTTCGGCAACATCGTCTTCGTGCAGTACCCGGTGGGCACCGATCCCGACGACCCGGGCAAGGTGATCGCGGACGACGAGTCGGCGGCGACGCTGATGGATGCCGTCAAGAACGACCAGCCGATCCAGCTCACAGGCGGCACCGGCGTCGGGTCCGTGGACGACTCGACGGCAGCGGGAAAGACGGATGCCTCGAGCGGCACGGATGCCTCCGGCGCGTCGTCGAAAGCGAGCGGCTCGGCAAGCTCGTCGAAGCCGAAGTCGTCGGCATCCGCGGCTCCTCCGGTTGCGCTGTCCGAAGACGTCAAGGGCCAGACCGCCGCCACGCAGACGTGCTCGAAGGGCAACAACTGA
- a CDS encoding methylated-DNA--[protein]-cysteine S-methyltransferase, whose translation MNIRHATVTAPQISEEIGEVTIVADGEAVTGIYFPGHWTKPDRSAFGPEVTASSDAVITDAATQLHDYLAGERDRLDFATSTDGSDFEERVWAVLRDIPRGETMTYGQIAEQLGDRSLARIVGKAVGHNPLSIIVPCHRVVGADGSLTGYAGGLDRKRFLLGLEGAVEDAGPTLF comes from the coding sequence ATGAACATCCGTCACGCCACCGTCACGGCACCGCAGATCTCGGAGGAGATCGGCGAGGTCACGATCGTCGCCGACGGCGAGGCCGTCACCGGCATCTACTTTCCCGGTCACTGGACCAAGCCCGACCGCTCGGCCTTCGGCCCCGAGGTGACAGCATCCTCCGACGCCGTCATCACGGATGCCGCCACTCAACTTCACGACTATCTCGCCGGCGAGCGCGACCGCCTCGACTTCGCCACCAGCACCGACGGCAGCGACTTCGAGGAACGGGTCTGGGCGGTGCTCCGCGACATTCCCCGCGGCGAGACGATGACCTACGGGCAGATCGCCGAGCAGCTCGGCGACCGGTCTCTCGCCCGTATCGTCGGTAAGGCGGTCGGACACAACCCGCTCTCGATCATCGTGCCGTGCCACCGTGTGGTCGGCGCCGACGGCAGCCTCACCGGCTACGCGGGCGGCCTCGACCGCAAGCGATTCCTGCTCGGGCTCGAGGGCGCCGTCGAGGATGCCGGCCCCACCCTGTTCTGA
- a CDS encoding NAD(P)/FAD-dependent oxidoreductase: MSHEAGSHASVSFWYSQVAAPTPRPALTGHVDADVCIVGAGFTGLWTAYYLKKVQPSLRVVVLEQRFAGYGASGRNGGWLTNSVTGGREQYIATHGREGAQAMQSAMTATVHEVMRVAEAEGIDADIVLGGELNVARNAAQLARLQEWAEGEAEWADVDAELLDAGRASARIDVAGALGGLWQPHCARIQPAKLVRGLADVVESLGVQLYEGTTVTAIEPRSAGRRPEAVTRHGAVSADVIVRATEGFTARMPGAHRAWVPLNSSLIVTEPLSDAQWDAIGWANRDTLGDLAHVYMYAQRTADGRIAFGGRGVPYHFGSRFDLDGTTPEVTVRSLRELLVRFFPVLGDVKVERAWSGVLGVPRDWSATVGLDRKTGLGWAGGYVGTGVTATNLAGRTLTDLVLQRDTALTALPWVGHRVRNWEVEPLRYVAVNGLYKAYGIADRAEDRGSTSTSVIARVADWVSGHK; this comes from the coding sequence GTGTCACATGAAGCGGGATCGCACGCATCCGTGTCGTTCTGGTACTCGCAGGTGGCGGCGCCGACGCCCCGCCCCGCGCTGACCGGGCACGTCGACGCCGACGTGTGCATCGTGGGAGCCGGCTTCACCGGCCTCTGGACGGCGTACTACCTGAAGAAGGTGCAACCGTCGCTGCGCGTGGTCGTGCTCGAGCAGCGGTTCGCGGGGTACGGGGCGTCGGGGCGCAACGGCGGCTGGCTGACGAACTCGGTCACGGGCGGGCGCGAGCAGTACATCGCCACCCATGGCCGCGAGGGCGCGCAGGCCATGCAGTCCGCCATGACCGCGACCGTGCACGAGGTGATGCGCGTGGCCGAGGCGGAGGGCATCGACGCCGACATCGTGCTCGGTGGCGAACTCAACGTGGCGCGCAACGCGGCACAGCTCGCCCGGTTGCAGGAATGGGCAGAGGGCGAAGCCGAGTGGGCGGATGTCGATGCCGAGCTGCTCGACGCGGGGCGGGCATCCGCTCGCATCGACGTCGCCGGCGCGCTCGGCGGGCTGTGGCAGCCGCACTGCGCGCGCATCCAGCCCGCGAAGCTCGTGCGCGGACTGGCCGACGTCGTCGAGTCGCTCGGCGTGCAGCTGTACGAAGGCACGACGGTGACGGCGATCGAGCCGCGCAGCGCCGGGCGCAGGCCAGAGGCGGTCACGCGGCACGGGGCGGTGAGCGCCGACGTGATCGTGCGCGCCACCGAGGGCTTCACCGCGCGCATGCCGGGCGCGCACCGGGCGTGGGTCCCGCTGAACTCATCGCTGATCGTGACAGAGCCGCTGAGCGACGCACAGTGGGATGCCATCGGCTGGGCGAACCGCGACACGCTCGGCGATCTGGCCCACGTCTACATGTACGCGCAACGCACCGCCGACGGCAGGATCGCGTTCGGCGGTCGTGGCGTGCCGTATCACTTCGGATCGCGGTTCGACCTCGACGGCACGACCCCCGAGGTCACCGTGCGCTCGCTGCGAGAGCTGCTCGTGCGGTTCTTCCCCGTGCTGGGCGACGTGAAGGTGGAGCGTGCGTGGTCGGGGGTGCTCGGGGTGCCCCGGGACTGGTCGGCGACGGTCGGGCTGGACCGTAAGACCGGACTCGGCTGGGCGGGCGGCTACGTCGGCACCGGCGTGACGGCGACGAACCTGGCCGGGCGGACGCTCACCGACCTCGTGCTCCAGCGAGACACGGCGCTCACCGCGCTGCCCTGGGTGGGGCATCGGGTGCGCAACTGGGAGGTCGAGCCGTTGCGGTACGTCGCGGTGAACGGGCTGTACAAGGCATACGGCATCGCCGACCGCGCGGAGGACCGCGGCAGCACCTCGACCTCGGTGATCGCACGCGTCGCCGACTGGGTGTCTGGGCACAAGTAG
- a CDS encoding DinB family protein produces MHKPDRGIVDEKEILVGFLDYDRGVVERKLRGLSEADARASVVPSGWSMLELAWHLASMERRWLRWGFLAEPLGDPYPDSDETGSWHVDASATTESVLAGLRTVGETTARIVAAHDLDERSSLGGRFSADDEHAPPTLRWVLVYVIQEYSRHLGHLDIARELIDGETGE; encoded by the coding sequence GTGCACAAGCCCGACAGGGGGATCGTCGACGAGAAGGAGATCCTCGTCGGATTCCTCGACTACGACCGCGGCGTCGTCGAACGCAAGCTGCGTGGGCTCTCCGAGGCGGATGCCCGGGCATCCGTCGTGCCGTCCGGCTGGTCGATGCTCGAGCTCGCCTGGCACCTCGCGTCGATGGAGCGCCGATGGCTGCGGTGGGGATTCCTCGCCGAACCGCTCGGCGATCCCTACCCGGACTCCGACGAGACGGGCTCGTGGCACGTGGATGCCTCGGCCACGACCGAGAGCGTGCTCGCCGGCCTGCGCACCGTCGGCGAGACCACGGCGCGCATCGTCGCAGCCCACGACCTCGACGAGCGCTCGTCGCTCGGCGGTCGCTTCTCGGCGGACGACGAACACGCGCCGCCGACCCTACGCTGGGTGCTCGTGTACGTGATTCAGGAGTACTCCCGCCACCTCGGCCATCTCGACATCGCCCGCGAGCTCATCGACGGGGAGACCGGCGAGTGA
- a CDS encoding serine hydrolase domain-containing protein — MSGFERAAEIVADWVGSGRIPGAVLGVTDASGAVTTRAFGHAQLEPVQRPMTTDTWFDLASVTKVIFTTPRILDAASAGILDLDAPITQVLHELRQFDPDAWQRRITPRDCLTHASGLPATFPVYTYGTDPDQLRAFVIQRDWPRGEAVYSDLNYMLLGFVLERLGGAAAGAGTGAADGPRDIHIRDLDPGDGFAWSADPSEAAATEYCPWRRRMLVGTVHDENAAALQGAGHAGLFGTAASVLGYARSLLDGTGATPEAIALMRTPVGPRRTYGWEHPYDGWSGGDACTPDTIGHSGFTGTGLWIDFGAGRAWTLLTNRVHPTRWSDSGIIELRRLVGDAICGPVD, encoded by the coding sequence GTGAGCGGCTTCGAGCGGGCGGCGGAGATCGTCGCCGACTGGGTGGGGTCCGGCCGCATCCCCGGCGCCGTGCTCGGGGTGACCGACGCGTCTGGTGCGGTCACGACCCGCGCCTTCGGGCATGCGCAGCTCGAGCCTGTGCAGCGGCCGATGACGACGGACACCTGGTTCGACCTCGCGTCGGTGACGAAGGTGATCTTCACGACGCCGCGCATTCTGGATGCGGCGAGTGCGGGCATCCTCGACCTCGACGCTCCCATCACGCAGGTGCTGCACGAACTGCGGCAGTTCGACCCGGATGCCTGGCAGCGCCGCATCACGCCCCGCGACTGTCTCACCCACGCCAGCGGCCTGCCCGCGACGTTCCCCGTCTACACGTACGGAACGGACCCTGACCAACTGCGGGCGTTCGTCATCCAGCGCGACTGGCCGCGTGGCGAGGCCGTGTATTCGGACCTCAACTACATGCTGCTCGGGTTCGTGCTGGAGCGGCTCGGGGGCGCAGCGGCGGGAGCCGGGACCGGCGCTGCGGACGGGCCCAGGGACATCCACATTCGCGACCTCGACCCGGGCGACGGGTTCGCGTGGTCGGCGGATCCGTCCGAGGCCGCAGCTACCGAGTACTGCCCGTGGCGCAGGCGGATGCTCGTGGGCACCGTGCACGACGAGAACGCGGCGGCGCTGCAGGGGGCGGGCCACGCGGGGCTGTTCGGCACCGCGGCATCCGTGCTCGGCTACGCCCGCTCGCTGCTCGACGGCACGGGCGCCACGCCGGAGGCGATAGCGCTGATGCGCACGCCTGTCGGGCCGAGGCGCACCTATGGGTGGGAGCATCCGTACGACGGATGGTCGGGCGGGGATGCCTGCACACCCGACACCATCGGCCACTCGGGCTTCACGGGTACCGGTCTCTGGATCGACTTCGGCGCCGGCCGCGCGTGGACGCTGCTCACCAACCGGGTGCACCCGACGCGCTGGAGCGACAGTGGCATCATCGAGCTGCGGCGATTGGTGGGCGACGCGATCTGCGGCCCCGTGGATTGA
- a CDS encoding acetyl-CoA C-acyltransferase translates to MTNSTGRSALIASYARTPFLRFNGGFATVPAVELGAHALRAALSRAGIAPDRVDIVQGAQVLQAAAGQNPARQSAVLAGIPMTVPAITLNAVCLSGTLAVAAAAKLIEDGEADIVAVVGQESMSLAPHAWSGSRMGQKYGAIELVDTLEFDGLTDAFQHVSMGASTEEYNGKLGITREEQDAYAASSHQRASANADFVSAEIEPYDVPSRKGATTYSADDGLRADTTAESLSALRPAFASDGTITAGNSSQITDGAAALIIVGDDVELSVKPLARIVSQSFVAGPDTSLHAQPSNAIAAAARKAGVELSSLAAVEINEAFAAVSVHSTRALGIDPAIVNADGGAIAIGHPLGASGARIVGHLARRLQASGAGSVGAAGLCGGGGQGAAVVLEAL, encoded by the coding sequence ATGACGAATTCGACCGGCAGGTCGGCGCTCATCGCGTCGTACGCCCGCACCCCGTTCCTTCGCTTCAACGGCGGCTTCGCCACGGTGCCCGCCGTAGAGCTCGGCGCCCACGCGCTGCGTGCCGCGCTCTCGCGGGCAGGCATCGCGCCCGACCGCGTCGACATCGTGCAGGGCGCGCAGGTGCTGCAAGCCGCGGCAGGGCAGAATCCGGCGAGGCAGTCGGCGGTGCTCGCGGGCATCCCGATGACGGTTCCCGCGATCACGCTGAACGCCGTGTGTCTGTCGGGAACGCTCGCGGTGGCTGCGGCGGCGAAGCTCATCGAAGACGGCGAGGCCGACATCGTGGCCGTCGTCGGCCAGGAGTCGATGTCACTGGCCCCGCACGCGTGGTCCGGCTCCCGCATGGGCCAGAAGTACGGAGCGATCGAGCTCGTCGACACCCTCGAGTTCGACGGACTGACCGATGCCTTCCAGCACGTCTCGATGGGCGCCTCCACCGAGGAGTACAACGGCAAGCTCGGCATCACGCGCGAGGAGCAGGATGCCTACGCCGCCTCCTCGCACCAGCGAGCCTCCGCGAACGCGGACTTCGTCTCCGCCGAGATCGAGCCCTACGACGTGCCGTCCCGCAAGGGCGCGACGACGTACTCCGCGGACGACGGCCTGCGGGCGGACACGACGGCCGAGAGCCTCTCGGCCCTGCGTCCGGCGTTCGCGAGCGACGGCACCATCACGGCGGGCAATTCGTCGCAGATCACCGACGGGGCCGCCGCGCTGATCATCGTGGGCGACGACGTCGAGCTGTCGGTGAAGCCGCTGGCCCGCATCGTGTCGCAGTCCTTCGTCGCCGGCCCCGACACGTCGCTGCACGCCCAGCCGTCGAACGCGATCGCGGCCGCGGCGCGCAAGGCCGGTGTGGAGCTGTCGTCGCTGGCCGCCGTGGAGATCAACGAGGCGTTCGCCGCCGTCTCCGTGCACTCCACGCGGGCGCTCGGGATCGACCCCGCCATCGTCAACGCCGACGGAGGCGCGATCGCCATCGGACACCCCCTTGGCGCATCGGGCGCGCGCATCGTGGGGCACCTGGCCAGGCGACTGCAGGCATCCGGTGCCGGCAGCGTCGGCGCGGCCGGCCTCTGCGGCGGCGGCGGTCAGGGCGCCGCCGTGGTGCTCGAGGCGCTGTAG
- a CDS encoding rhomboid family intramembrane serine protease, which yields MDTSGESLVSIIGQLVVLALFVNAGVRMLPSIRRFPWPALVLAVIIGVPSLLQFALPGLTDALARDPDATLRHGQWWRILTALLVQDGGPVAAVFNLVVVALALTLGTWIWGPWLAVALYLVPSIVLNLLAVAWGQSGGGSSFANDGLMFSVFALGLLIGTRDAARASQASTISVRVCGAIGVLVAIVLVATGDAHGVAMLFGLVLGAAATPFAPSAGRRARDAGRTTAPRTST from the coding sequence GTGGACACGTCGGGCGAGAGTCTCGTCAGCATCATCGGGCAGCTCGTGGTGCTCGCCCTGTTCGTCAACGCCGGCGTGCGGATGCTCCCGTCGATCCGCCGATTCCCCTGGCCCGCGCTCGTGCTCGCGGTGATCATCGGTGTGCCGTCGCTGCTGCAGTTCGCGCTTCCGGGGCTGACGGATGCCCTGGCCCGCGATCCCGACGCCACGCTCCGGCACGGTCAGTGGTGGCGCATCCTCACCGCACTGCTCGTGCAGGACGGTGGACCGGTCGCCGCGGTGTTCAACCTCGTGGTCGTCGCGCTCGCTCTCACGCTCGGCACCTGGATCTGGGGACCGTGGCTCGCGGTCGCGCTCTACCTCGTTCCCTCGATCGTGCTGAACCTGCTCGCCGTCGCGTGGGGCCAGTCGGGAGGCGGCAGCTCGTTCGCGAACGACGGTCTGATGTTCAGTGTGTTCGCGCTCGGGCTCCTCATCGGCACGCGCGATGCTGCACGGGCGTCACAAGCGTCGACGATCTCGGTGCGCGTCTGCGGAGCGATCGGAGTGCTCGTCGCCATCGTGCTCGTCGCGACGGGCGACGCGCACGGCGTCGCGATGCTGTTCGGGCTGGTGCTCGGTGCGGCCGCTACGCCGTTCGCGCCTTCAGCAGGTCGGCGCGCTCGGGATGCTGGTCGAACCACTGCGCCACGTACCAGCACATAG
- a CDS encoding GNAT family N-acetyltransferase, with protein MAKEEYAHEADAHRYTLRVGGQIASVVEYTVLGDALSMTRTFTNPNLRGQGLANKIVTFAVDDVEQNTGFHVVPMCWYVAQWFDQHPERADLLKARTA; from the coding sequence ATGGCCAAGGAGGAATACGCCCACGAGGCGGATGCCCATCGCTACACCCTGCGCGTCGGCGGTCAGATCGCGAGCGTGGTCGAGTACACGGTGCTCGGAGACGCTCTGTCGATGACCCGCACCTTCACCAACCCGAACCTTCGAGGACAGGGTCTGGCGAACAAGATCGTCACGTTCGCGGTCGACGATGTCGAGCAGAACACCGGCTTCCACGTGGTGCCTATGTGCTGGTACGTGGCGCAGTGGTTCGACCAGCATCCCGAGCGCGCCGACCTGCTGAAGGCGCGAACGGCGTAG
- a CDS encoding dienelactone hydrolase family protein: protein MTDLPATHEELLATIPIADGAKLEASAISYGHDGTELEGYVAHDAAANEPRPGILIVHDWLGVGPNVEMRAQMLARLGYVAFAADIYGADVRPSHDEASALASHYYSDLPLLRARVQAAYDTLVELPQVDETRIAVIGYCFGGSAALEFARTGADIRGVVSFHGRLLTHDPSDADAIRAKLLILTGGSDPAVPDDAVHAFQDELRAVPNLDWQVTTYSGAPHAFTVLGDRFRPVADARAWQAQLDFFDEIFA, encoded by the coding sequence ATGACCGACCTGCCTGCGACGCACGAGGAGCTTCTCGCCACGATTCCGATCGCCGACGGGGCGAAGCTGGAGGCGTCCGCGATCAGCTACGGCCACGACGGCACGGAGCTGGAGGGGTATGTCGCTCACGATGCCGCGGCGAACGAGCCGCGGCCGGGCATCCTCATCGTGCACGACTGGCTCGGGGTCGGACCCAACGTGGAGATGCGGGCCCAGATGCTGGCGCGACTCGGCTACGTGGCGTTCGCCGCCGACATCTACGGTGCGGACGTGCGCCCGTCGCACGACGAGGCGTCAGCGCTCGCCAGCCATTACTACTCCGATCTGCCACTGCTGAGGGCACGGGTGCAGGCCGCCTACGACACCTTGGTCGAGCTGCCGCAGGTGGACGAGACGCGCATCGCCGTCATCGGTTATTGCTTCGGTGGATCCGCCGCGCTGGAGTTCGCGCGCACGGGAGCGGACATCCGCGGTGTCGTCTCCTTCCACGGTCGGCTCCTCACGCACGATCCGAGCGATGCGGATGCCATCCGCGCCAAGCTGCTCATCCTCACCGGCGGATCCGACCCGGCCGTGCCCGACGACGCCGTGCACGCCTTTCAGGACGAACTGCGCGCCGTGCCGAACCTCGACTGGCAGGTCACCACCTACAGCGGTGCGCCGCACGCCTTCACGGTGCTGGGCGACCGATTCCGTCCCGTGGCGGATGCCCGCGCCTGGCAAGCGCAACTCGACTTCTTCGACGAGATCTTCGCGTGA
- a CDS encoding HIT family protein, which translates to MGDSPAHEVFRDDDFVAFLDAHPVFHGHVLMVPTTHVQTYDELSEKLATPWLRLSQRLVRAVEGAMDADGSLLIVNNVVSQSVPHLHLHVIPRSRGDGLRFWLGPRHKYTSDAEANAIAARIRTALAAAPAG; encoded by the coding sequence GTGGGCGATTCACCCGCCCACGAGGTCTTTCGCGACGATGACTTCGTCGCGTTCCTCGACGCGCACCCGGTGTTCCACGGGCACGTGCTGATGGTGCCGACGACGCACGTGCAGACCTACGACGAGCTTTCCGAGAAGCTCGCGACCCCGTGGCTGCGCCTGTCGCAGCGACTGGTGCGAGCAGTGGAGGGCGCGATGGATGCCGACGGCTCGCTCCTCATCGTGAACAACGTGGTCTCGCAGTCGGTGCCCCACCTGCACCTGCACGTCATCCCGCGGTCACGAGGCGACGGCCTGCGCTTCTGGCTGGGTCCGCGCCACAAGTACACGTCCGACGCCGAGGCGAATGCCATCGCCGCCCGCATCCGCACCGCCCTCGCCGCCGCGCCCGCTGGTTGA
- a CDS encoding MFS transporter translates to MTSSSVPDIAAPARATPPWRYAIGMFGTSIPINMVKGSMILYYVDILGLDVRAYGIVMAIYAVIDAVDNPVLGYLSDRTRTRFGRRRPWLVVGAPLLAASMIAFFSAPTSLKGLGLVMWFAVFAIACEAFDSMINANYGALLPELFQHERRRAVANGLRQGFQLAALVLSLAVTPLLTTKVFGTEETTGGFRTTAIIYGIIAVVVIVYMALGARESPRYSTNIRPPLWSSIWSIVSNRLFWTVGLVGACYGIAMAIVLAGIQLYVKYSLGLPVSEALYLQAVVILIAVGGLAVWTRIVARKGALWAWRLAFAVLAISFVALFFATDLVTALLAGVLVGAGWSGMLATNDLITARVLDADAAAHGQHREGLFLSAFGFFGRLNSIVTGLALTSLGVFFGYNSGDDPGANPGFAFRVYLCVYPFLFAAVGAIAARFVRVPQPTADQPGESPSPLSEPSRLPDPVNDAPVSDDEDPVDR, encoded by the coding sequence GTGACATCGTCGTCAGTACCCGACATCGCGGCGCCCGCGCGCGCCACCCCGCCCTGGCGCTACGCCATCGGCATGTTCGGCACGTCGATCCCGATCAACATGGTCAAGGGGTCGATGATTCTGTACTACGTCGACATCCTCGGGCTCGACGTTCGCGCATACGGCATCGTGATGGCGATCTACGCGGTGATCGACGCCGTCGACAACCCCGTGCTCGGCTACCTCTCCGACCGCACGCGCACCCGGTTCGGCCGCCGTCGCCCGTGGCTCGTGGTCGGCGCACCGCTGCTCGCCGCGAGCATGATCGCCTTCTTCTCGGCGCCGACGTCGCTGAAAGGTCTCGGGCTGGTGATGTGGTTCGCCGTGTTCGCGATCGCGTGCGAGGCGTTCGACTCCATGATCAACGCGAACTACGGCGCTCTGCTGCCGGAGCTGTTCCAGCACGAGCGCAGGCGTGCCGTCGCGAACGGACTGCGCCAGGGCTTCCAGCTTGCAGCCCTCGTGCTCTCACTCGCGGTCACACCGCTGCTTACCACGAAGGTGTTCGGCACCGAGGAGACCACTGGTGGATTCCGCACCACGGCCATCATCTACGGGATCATCGCGGTCGTGGTCATCGTCTACATGGCACTGGGTGCACGGGAGAGCCCGCGCTACTCGACGAACATCCGCCCGCCGCTCTGGTCGAGCATCTGGTCGATCGTGAGCAACCGGCTCTTCTGGACGGTCGGGCTCGTCGGTGCGTGCTACGGCATCGCGATGGCCATCGTGCTGGCGGGCATCCAGCTGTACGTGAAGTACTCGCTCGGACTGCCGGTGTCGGAGGCGCTCTACCTGCAGGCCGTGGTCATCCTGATCGCCGTCGGCGGCCTCGCCGTGTGGACGCGGATCGTGGCGCGCAAGGGCGCCCTGTGGGCGTGGCGGCTCGCCTTCGCCGTGCTCGCGATCAGCTTCGTTGCACTGTTCTTCGCGACTGACCTCGTCACCGCGCTGCTCGCCGGCGTGCTCGTCGGCGCCGGCTGGTCCGGGATGCTCGCCACCAACGACCTCATCACCGCTCGCGTTCTCGACGCGGACGCCGCCGCTCACGGCCAGCACCGCGAGGGGCTGTTCCTCTCGGCCTTCGGCTTCTTCGGCCGCCTGAACAGCATCGTGACGGGTCTCGCGCTCACCTCGCTCGGCGTCTTCTTCGGCTACAACTCGGGCGACGATCCGGGAGCCAACCCGGGCTTCGCGTTCCGCGTGTACCTCTGCGTGTATCCGTTCCTGTTCGCCGCCGTGGGCGCGATCGCCGCACGCTTCGTGCGCGTGCCGCAGCCGACCGCGGATCAACCGGGTGAGTCTCCGAGCCCGTTGAGCGAGCCGAGCCGGCTCCCAGACCCCGTGAACGACGCTCCCGTCTCCGACGACGAGGACCCCGTCGACCGATGA
- a CDS encoding ChbG/HpnK family deacetylase, whose amino-acid sequence MTRTLVITADDFGRDPGTTDTILALLDDGAITATTLIAVADNAERAAEGAIARGTSPHLHGTLTRDRGAVWHPLSGRSSLMDADGLLFDDPAAFDATATTDDAFAELDAQLAWMRARGLDPAAVDSHAGTLYGLNGRSWLADALRWCAANELAFRLPRDARAYFGDALPAPLAHAHARAVAYADRLGVSLPHAILTNHADADELGDYEALRDSLIERLAELPEGASELFLHPSAPGAVPGPAGVAREWEARLLRDDRWHAAIEREGIHLVAAW is encoded by the coding sequence ATGACCCGCACCCTCGTCATCACGGCCGACGACTTCGGGCGCGACCCCGGCACGACCGACACCATCCTCGCACTCCTCGATGACGGCGCGATCACCGCGACGACGCTTATCGCGGTGGCGGACAATGCTGAGCGTGCAGCTGAGGGAGCGATCGCTCGCGGCACGTCGCCGCATCTGCACGGGACGCTGACGCGCGATCGGGGTGCGGTGTGGCATCCGCTCTCGGGACGCTCGAGCCTGATGGATGCCGACGGCCTGCTCTTCGACGACCCTGCGGCCTTCGACGCGACGGCTACCACCGACGACGCCTTCGCCGAGTTGGATGCCCAGCTCGCGTGGATGCGCGCCCGCGGTCTCGACCCCGCGGCCGTCGACTCGCACGCCGGTACGCTCTACGGCCTGAACGGTCGATCCTGGCTCGCAGACGCACTGCGATGGTGTGCGGCCAACGAGCTGGCGTTCCGCCTGCCCCGGGATGCCCGTGCCTATTTCGGCGACGCCCTTCCCGCGCCGCTCGCGCATGCCCATGCGCGAGCGGTCGCCTACGCCGACCGGCTCGGGGTGAGCCTTCCGCACGCGATCCTGACCAATCACGCGGATGCCGATGAGCTCGGCGACTACGAGGCGCTCAGGGACAGCCTGATCGAGCGACTCGCGGAGCTGCCCGAGGGCGCCAGCGAGCTGTTCCTGCATCCGTCCGCGCCGGGTGCCGTGCCGGGGCCGGCCGGCGTCGCCCGGGAGTGGGAGGCGCGGCTGCTGCGCGATGACCGCTGGCATGCCGCGATCGAGCGGGAGGGCATCCACCTTGTCGCGGCCTGGTGA